The segment CGTCAAAAACGAGCCCGGCGCGCTCGCGGTGATGGCGGGCATATTCGGGACACACAAGGCGAACATCCTCAACCTCAGGCTGGAAAACCGGGATTCGAGCTTCCACAGCTTCATGGTCGATCTCGAGGTGAAGGACGTGCATCACCTGATGCGCATCCTCGCGGCGCTGCGCGCGGCGGACGCGGTGAGCCGGGCCGAGCGGGTCTGACGCGAAACCGGTTTCAATTGTAATCAGTTGAACGGTAAAAGGGGGGCATGACCGATGCCCCCGCCCCCGCCGCCGACATGACCTATGCGCGCTATCTCGCGCTCGACACCCTCTTGGATGCGCAGCATCCGGTGTCGGACCGGCATGACGAGCTGTTGTTCATCATCATCCACCAGACCAAGGAATTGTGGCTGAAGCAGATGATCGCCGAGCTGAAGCTCGCGGTCGGGCAGATTCGCGACGATGCGCTGGTGCCCGCCTATAAGGGGCTGGCGCGGGTTTCGCGGATTCAGGCGGTGATGACGCTGAGTTGGGACGTGCTCGCAACGATGACGCCCAGCGATTACAGCCGCTTTCGCCATGTGCTGGGGACGAGCTCGGGATTCCAGTCGGATCAGTTCCGCACCGTCGAATATCTGCTGGGGTTGAAGGACGCAGCCTTTCTGCGCTTTCAGGAGGATCGCCCCGAAGCGCAGGCCGCGATGCGCGCCGCGCTGGAAGCGCCCAGCC is part of the Sphingomonas sp. C3-2 genome and harbors:
- a CDS encoding tryptophan 2,3-dioxygenase, which translates into the protein MTDAPAPAADMTYARYLALDTLLDAQHPVSDRHDELLFIIIHQTKELWLKQMIAELKLAVGQIRDDALVPAYKGLARVSRIQAVMTLSWDVLATMTPSDYSRFRHVLGTSSGFQSDQFRTVEYLLGLKDAAFLRFQEDRPEAQAAMRAALEAPSLWDEANRALARAGFALPDHVLSRDWASAYAPDPAVEAAWTEVYRDTERWWPLYQLAEKLVDLDDALATWRHKHAQTVERVIGFKRGTGGTAGVSYLQSTIAKRAFPELWTLRTQL